In Bos indicus isolate NIAB-ARS_2022 breed Sahiwal x Tharparkar chromosome 2, NIAB-ARS_B.indTharparkar_mat_pri_1.0, whole genome shotgun sequence, a single genomic region encodes these proteins:
- the ZC3H15 gene encoding zinc finger CCCH domain-containing protein 15: MPPKKQAQAGGSKKAEQKKKEKIIEDKTFGLKNKKGAKQQKFIKAVTHQVKFGQQNPRQVAQSEAEKKLKKDDKKKELQELNELFKPVVAAQKISKGADPKSVVCAFFKQGQCTKGDKCKFSHDLTLERKCEKRSVYIDARDEELEKDTMDNWDEKKLEEVVNKKHGEAEKKKPKTQIVCKHFLEAIENNKYGWFWVCPGGGDICMYRHALPPGFVLKKDKKKEEKEDEISLEDLIERERSALGPNVTKITLESFLAWKKRKRQEKIDKLEQDIERRKADFKAGKALVISGREVFEFRPELVDDDDEEADDTRYTQGTGGDEVDDSVSVNDIDLSLYIPRDVDETGITVASLERFSTYTSEKDENKLSEASGGRAENGERSDLEEDNEGEGQENGAIDAVPVDENLFTGEDLDELEEELNTLDLEE; encoded by the exons GACAAAACTTTTGGTCTGAAGAATAAGAAAGGAGCAAAGCAACAGAAGTTTATCAAGGCTGTCACTCATCAAGTTAAATTTGGTCAACAGAATCCACGTCAG GTAGCACAAAGTGAAGCTGAAAAGAAGTTGAAGAAAGATGACAAGAAGAAAGAATTGCAAGAGCTAAATGAGTTGTTCAAACCTGTAGTTGCTgctcaaaaaataagtaaag GTGCAGATCCCAAATCCGTAGTATGTGCATTCTTCAAGCAAGGACAGTGTACTAAAGGAGATAAGTGTAAGTTCTCTCATGACTTGACTCTGGAGAGAAAATGTGAAAAGCGAAGTGTTTACATTGATGCAAGAGATGAAGAACTTgagaaag ATACTATGGATAATTGGGATGAGAAAAAACTGGAAGAAGTTGTGAACAAGAAGCACGGTGAGGcggaaaagaaaaaaccaaaaactcaAATA GTGTGCAAGCATTTCCTTGAAGCTATTGAAAACAACAAATACGGCTGGTTTTGGGTGTGTCCTGGAGGGGGTGATATTTGCATGTATCGTCATGCACTGCCTCCTGGATTTGtcttgaaaaaagataaaaagaaagaagagaaagaagatgaaattTCATTAGAAGATCTAATTGAAAGAGAG CGTTCTGCCCTAGGTCCAAATGTTACCAAAATCACTCTAGAATCTTTTCTtgcatggaagaaaagaaaaagacaagaaaagattGATAAACTTGAACAAGatatagaaagaaggaaagcagaCTTCAAAGCTGGGAAAGCATTAGTG ATCAGTGGTCGTGAGGTGTTTGAATTTCGTCCTGAACTGGTTGACGATGATGATGAGGAAGCAGATGATACCCGTTACACCCAGGGAACAGGTGGTGATGAG GTTGATGATTCAGTGAGTGTAAATGACATAGATTTAAGCCTGTACATCCCAAGAGATGTAGATGAGACAGGTATTACTGTAGCCAGTCTTGAAAGATTCAGCACATATACTTCAGAAAAGGATG aaaacaaattaagtGAAGCTTCCGGAGGTAGGGCTGAAAATGGTGAGAGAAGTGATTTGGAAGAGGACAACGAAGGGGAAGGACAGGAAAATGGAGCCATCGATGCTGTTCCTGTTGATGAAAATCTGTTTACTGGGGAAGATTTGGATGAACTAGAAGAAGAATTAAACACACTTGATTTAGAAGAATGA